Below is a window of Malania oleifera isolate guangnan ecotype guangnan chromosome 1, ASM2987363v1, whole genome shotgun sequence DNA.
GCCTCATTCTTAAAATAGCTTTGGTTTTTCCCCTTCAAATCTTCCGATAAACAGCTGCAAGTAGGGctgagaaaaaatatttaaaaataaaattagttttaaaattcGAACTAGTTATCTATTTGTTCAAATCAGTTCCAATTCATCTTTTTAATGATTTTCAATTTTGGTTCAATTATGATTTCtaatgttcatatatatatatataaaaacttgCAAACCACGGATTCTCGTTCTCAAAGTACAGAAATTACACCTGCTCGACTTTCTTCTTCCATCTTTCTTCCTCCCTCCACATAGAAAactataaaattataaaatagtacGTACACATATTTTTGAGTCATtggtatatataaataaaatgtaattgGACACACTAAATCAAAATTCAagtaaaagatttttttttttttttaaaaaacttcttTTTGAGAATCAATTTGGATCAGATAAATCGTTGATTAACTAAAATATTAGTtaattgatgagttcaaattaattttgatatacaaaaatactaaaataaattAGACGGTAAGTTAGGCGTAACTCCtgtaaaagataagataaagAATGGATATTCAGATAGTTTGAGTACTTACAATATAAGTCATATAGTGCCCTAATGAGGAAGAGTGATTTAATTACTGTGAGGGACAGTAGTAGAAAAGGGTAGggatagacttaaaataacttgaaatatgATAATGAGTAAGTATTTAACAAGCTTGAACTTATCGAAGAAAGTTATCCATAATCACATGAATTGGCTAAAAATGATTCATAAAGTCATTCCACTAGTGAGACAGACTTGATTTGTTGTGGATATTGTTCCTAAAAAGATAtcttaattataaaatttttcattGTACACGTGTAGTGGTTATTAATAATTGTGTACAAGGCACATTGTATGTATTTAATTTAACAAagtttaatttaagaatttaaaagtatatttagttgtaaaaatatttttttactctacattttaaattttttaaagaattgtaaaattagtttattttaataaaaGGGTAAAAATCCATTTATCTAACTTGTAAATTGATGAAAATGGATTCATGTATGGAGCTAATCCCACTTAGTGAAACTTAAGGgtagattttttattttgtattaaaaagatagaaaataagaaatttgttaaattatgcaaaatttgtatattttttatttttttatttttaaaaattttaaaataattaaatacatataatttgttctctaatattttaaaaattatatttgcaATTATGCATTTTGagatttagatttggatttatgcttcacaaatataatataaaattatatatatttatttttaaatcctcataaattcaaattaaaaatgtaaattttatattTCCAAGcacattaagaaattaaaaatataaaaaaaattaaaaaaatgcttcttttttttttataatttctttatataaacttcaaattcaaaataatatgatattttaataattatttgacaattaaaaaataaaaaataaaaaataaatttttaaaaaatcacagGGCAATAAAGAGGGGAATTAATTGACCCGTTGTGGAATCTGGAAAACGCCATGCACGAGTACTTTTCGACATGAGCACAGCAAGTCCATGGACAGCGACAGACGCCAATCCAATCTTACAATTTGCGGAGTAAAACACTATTCTCTCAGGGTCAAAGATTCCAAAGATGCTGACTTTTCTGTTGCGATTCTAGCTCATCTCCAGCTTGCATGTACTGTTCCCCTTATCCTGAAACAGTCCAACCGCCGTGTGGCCGGCAATATCTACCTGGACTAATCAAATGTCGGATATATATTTCAAGAGTATGGAATTAATGATTTTATGTTAAGTAATCACCATATTAAAGTTGTTAGAAATAgtgtgattccaagaggggggtgaattggattttaaaactttttaactaatttaaacatttaccgATTCATCACAAATCATATCTTATTTGATATTacaacgtgtatgtaaaatgattaagttatgagtgtgaacatacacgtgtAGCATGTGACGTCCCGAACCCACCAGGTGGGACCCGAGTGCTACGCTGTTCAATCCtccatctttgataccataattaacatacaggcagcggaatataaataaataacctcaaataaataccagagttctatatagcaTCCCAAAAATGAACACTACGACATCCAAATATCCGTATCTACaatacctaaaaaaaaaaaaactaccaaaAACAATCTCAACCCAAGCCTTCAAGCTcaatctccagaagaacctgaaatgTTGATAATCCACTAGgatgagacacttttcagtaagggtggaaataaattataacagtgtgtgacagatgagtttcaatatatatataaaaattgtttctcatataatatcaataacagctgagaaaacgcatcattaataacatcactaacATTTGATATTATACACACATCTAATATGCGCAAGTAcaaaatttttatgcaggcgaaagtccccgaggataggaaagattattcgcccatacaagtagctttcctctgctctagtacGTAAAAGATACCTACTAGAGTACTCactttactcaataagccctcgggcgaagaatTACCTCGCCACTAGTATagatatctttatttttattaaaggtgaaggtttccaaggatcgggatcattacccgcccatacaagtagcatccctttacactgataccaagaaactatcTATTaaagtactcgcctttctcagcaagcccccggagGTATAGCtcacttattttcttattattgtgtgtcgatgatatgttgatagctgcaagagatttaactaaggtgaatcagttaaaggacatgttgcataaggaattcgacatgaaggatcttggttcagctaaGAAAATACTTGAGATGGAGATTCGCCGAGACTGTAGtgtagggagattatggctatctcaagGCGGTTATGTGCAAAAGGTgttagagaggtttagcatggctgatgcaagaccggtatgtacacctctagcgaattaTTTTAAGTTGTCTATTGCAGATTacccaagttcggatgaggaaattcgggacatgtcaaaggtcccctgtGCTAGTGCTGTagagagtttaatgtatgtcatggtatgtacgaaGCCGGATTTGGCTCATGCGGTAAGCGTGATgagcaagtttctctctaatctaggaaggcagcatcgggaagccgtcaaatggatacttagatacttacggggtacatcgtgatatgacatcatgttcgacAAGAATTGTAAAAttagtttattttaataaaaGGGTAAAAATTCATTTATCTAACTTGTAAATTGATGAAAATGGATTCATGTATAGAGCTAATCCCATTTGGTGAAACTTAAGGGTAGActttttattttgtattaaaaagatagaaaatgagaaatttgttaaattatgcaaaatttatatattttttatttttatatttttaaaaattttaaaataattaaataaatataatttgttctctaatattttaaaaattatacttGCAATTATGAATTTTGagatttagatttggatttatgCTATGAGTTAgacaaatataatataaaattatatatatttattttaaatcttcataaattcaaattaaaaatgtaaattttatattTCCAAGcacattaagaaattaaaaatatacaaaaaaaatttaaaaatgcttttttttttataatttctttatataaactttaaattcaaaataatatgatattttaataattatttgacaaataaaaaataaaaaataaaaaataaaaaataaatttttaaaaaatcacagGGCAATAAAGAGGGGAATTAATTGATCCGTTGTGGAATCTGGAAAACGTCATGCATGAGTACACTATTCGACATGAGCACAGAAAGTCCATGGACTGCGACAGACGCCAATCCAATCTTACAATTCGCGGAGTAAAACACTATTCTCTCAGGGTCAAAGATTCCAAAGATGCTGACTTTTCTGTTGTGATTCTAGCTCATCTCCAACTCCATGTACTCTTCCCCCTGCCCCACCCCTATCCTGGAACAGTCAACCCGCCGTGTGGCCGGCAATATCTACCTGGCACCTCTCTCCGCTATCCGATTCACTTCTTGTCCCTACTGCCGCCGCCCGATCTCTACATCTGTCCATTAACTGCCCCCGGCCCCACCACTTCTCTCACGTGCCGGAAACGCCCCCATCCTTCTCTAACAGCTGTCTCAGCATTCCGCGTACAATGGGGGTTCCAGCTGTCAGCCACGTTGACTTCCCCCTCCTTTAAAAGGCCTCAGCCTTCCCGCCATGGCCGAATGCCAAAACTCAGGTGCCACCCAACTGGATGAGTGAGAATGCACACATTCCCAAATGCCCACGACCTCGACCGGATCGAAGGACACCGGCTGCCGCATCTCACTTCCGAGATGGAGTTTACCATCATGGTCTACGCCCTCGAGCTCGTCATCTCCGGCCATGGCGTAGACGGCCCCACCCAGCATCAAACCGCGGCCTCCTCCAGCGGGGCAGCTCGCAGCGAAGAAGCGGTGTTATCGGTCCCTGAAGCTGCCACGTGTGAGGAATGCGGATTGGAGGCCTGCCTGGGTTGCCAGATGTTCTCGGCTCCGGCGAGAGGAGAGAGGAGGAAGTACAACAAGAACAAGAGGTTCAGGGGAGTGCGGCAGCGGACCTGGGGGAAGTGGGCCTCGGAGATAAGGGACCCGCAGCGGGCGGCGGGGGTGTGGCTGGGGACGTTCACGACTGAGGAGGCAGCGGCCAGGGCCTACGACAGGGCGGCGATCAAGTTTCACGGGGCCAGGGCGAAGCTCAACTTCCCATTGTCGGACTACGAGGAGGCGGAGCACGTGGAATTGGAAAGCACGCCAAACGAGAATGCGGAAATAAATAATACTACAGGTTACTCTTGCCTGCTTCCACCCAACTCCTCCATTATCTTTCTTGTATTTCATTCAAGCCGCTTAGTAAGTTagcttttcaagaaaaaaaatataacaaaaatgtgTGTGTATTTACACCCATTCCTCGCTTtggataaaattttattttagtttgaaaGAAAATACATTTTGCAGGTGCAGCGGAGAGCAGTAGCCGTAATAATACAGAAGGGGCTGAGGATGATTTTTGGCCGGGAGAGAAAGATGAGCTTCCGGAGTGGAAGGGGTGGGGCTTTTCTCACGATCACCATTAATGACAATTTCAAGTAATTCacggtgagagagagagagagagagtagtccCAAATATTTGCGGGTTGGGGAGTTAATAGAGTAGTATAGTAGCAATAGCAGACGACCAGGTGAGAGAGTGAAAGGCATAGCTAATTGTTCACATTTCTCTTTATCGAGAGTCgaattaattagttaataataATATGGATGATTCTATTGTATTTTTCTTGGAGAGGGAGGGTTGAAGCCTCTTGCTTCTCGCTCTTTTAATATAAATTGGTATTCTATTAAAAAAAGTAATGAGTAGATGATAAGTTGATTAGTGAAGTTTTAATTAGGTGATTAATTAGAAGAGCTGATTATGCTGAGATTAGTGCATGTATAATATTCGGAATCGGGGGCACTATGTACTGCGGGGTTAATTGGATTTCTCGTTTGTGAAAGTAGGTTGGAAATAAACTAGTCAGGAACCGCGCAAGTCAGTAGGCATGCTGCCCTCCCGCGAAGCGTTGGTGCATGGTGCGCTGCTTCTGCAGTACAGGTTTGTCTTCActtacctttcaaaaaaaaaaaaaaagtgtttatcTTCACTTTCttgtttgggaaaaaaatttgagaggaGCAAATTATTGATTATCCTGTAAAATTTGGTTTTTGTTTCggtctttccttttttttttttttttttttatatattaaaaatttgtATGGTAAATTTGAAACTTTGTACGTGAGAATTAAAGTGCCCTGGCCGTGACAGTGTATAAGGCTGCGGCAGTCTGAAAAATGTCCTACTTGTAGGAGAGGCTCCAATAATAAATAGTGTTAGCCTCAACAATGTCAACATAAATAGTGGGAGAAAAAGATTTATGTCCCTAGATGTTCACTGCATCTCCAGCCTTCACATTATCTAACCTCTACAATCAACTTACAAGCGAGAACAATTGCAacaattttaaaatcttataCAATCAGTAGTGGATCTCTTTCATTCCTTCAAAGGCCAGCGTCTTCTGCTGgcttgcaattaaaaaaaaaaaaaaaattcttacaaGAGACATTCTGCTAAAAAAGAGGTTGGAGGTATTGAGTAGCGGGAGCCAAAGCCGCGGTGCCGCATGCAAGCTGGTGCAAGCCGCGTTGAGCTATGTCCGTAGCTATTGATTACCGATTTATTATAATTCCTCCATCACCATTTATTATAATTCCTCCATCACCATTTAATGTAATTCCTcaagccatctataaatagagagATGTGTGTGAGTGAAAAATGTGtgcgaaaaaagaaaaaaacacgaGGAAGAGTGCAAAGAGAGcaaagagagtagagagagtttgtATTTTCTTCTGATatcatagtggattgtggtgtgttccgtggacgtaggtcaatttAGACCAAACCACGTAATTTTTGGTGTGTCTTATTTCCCTAACGTGTGTTTATTGCTTAcaaattcctaacaagtggtatctgAGTCTGGTTCGGAGTAGAAACACCAGATTGGAGAAATTCACCAAAAACATAGCCTTGTCTAGTGTctcgaaattaaattttgaggcCAACATCACGTTCATCTCGTCAAGACGAAGCCAACGGTGCAAACCGGAGCTCAAAAGGACACTACAAAAAAGctaatttttagtgacaaaattattagtgaaggattcaaattcgtcactaatagtaggatattagtgacggtttcagtaACCGTTACCAATACGGTTGAGGCATCATACAATGGACTCCCATAGTCCCATAttagcactctctctctctctctctctctctctctctctctctctctctctctctctctctctctctctctctctctttgttgaAGTCTGCAAATGGGTGCAGCTCCTTGCAGTTCTTATatatgatggggggaacaaagaaAGCCAGCCATTGTCTCTTTGgtagaaaaataataacaaagaaGGCCGGCCATTGTTTTTGTAATTAATTGAGATATATGATTGCCAAATAGcgtcatttttttttctttttctatttacGTGGTGTATCTCAATCCTTGATATATAAGAGATAttggttttcattaaatttatttttttaattaattttatgtctTTAAAAGAAATAACAATTGttgaataaatttatttttttgtcattGCAGGCTAAGTACAACTTCAAATGGAAAGAGTCAAGTAAGTTTAAAGACTACTCAATTGTATAAGAaggataattaattatttaaaaaaatttataaactttAGCATAAAAATGAATATACAACTGAActaattttaatttagttatatGCCTCTTCAAAAAATTTTCATGTAAAATGCTAGGTTTTTCTCAACTAAACCACCATAAGCAATTTATCCATGTGTCTGAAATTAAAAGGGAATTTATTCTTGAATCATTATAGCCTGGTTGTCATACTCGTATTTGCATTCAATTAATAAATGTTTTACTTGTAAGAGAGGCTccaataataaataatgttagcCTCAACAATGTCAACATAGGGGAGAAGATTTATGTCCCTAGAACCTCACTGCATCTCAAGCCTTCACGTTATCTAACCTCTACAATCAACTTACAGGCGGGAACAATTGCAACAATTTTAAAATCCCATACAATCAGTAGTGGAACTCTATCATCCCTTCAAAGGTGAGCGTCTTCTGCTGACTtacaattaaagaaaaaaaaaaagaattcttacaACAGACAATCTGTAAAAAAGAGGTTGGATGATGACCTTTATGTGTGTCTTATGTAAGAAGGAAAGTGAAGGaattgattacattctcatataTTGTCTTTTTAGCAAGCAGATTTGAGCTATTGTGTGTCAGAGAATCAGCAGCAACATGATCATGCTAAACACCCTAAAATCAATATTTTTAGCATGGAATTTTTCAAAGCTCAAATGGATTCTTAAAAGGTTGAAAGTAGTTGTTCCAGTAGTCATCTATTGGGAAATATGGAAGGAAATGAATGAAAGAATCATTAAGAAAAACTACTCCACAATCACGAAAGTGTATGATAAATGTCTATCAAATTTGTATCTTTGGATTATGTCCAACTCCCTTTTGTCCTTTCTAGATTGGTAAGATTTTTCTTATATTTGGTATGATTTAGGAGGGTAATATTACTCACCTCTCCCCTCTTTGTTCTTCTCTTTCGTTCGGGAGGGTTTAAGTTTCTTGTTTATCGTTCCTTTTAtaaatttacccttcttttaaaaaaaataaatgaagtgTGTTGCTTCTTTTGTCTACTAGATGGTGGTTTATTTCCTTCTTTGTTTTGTTCTTAATTAATTCTAccccaaattaatcaaaattaaaaagaaaatggaTGCCTTTTTGCAACTCTCATGCACCCCGACGGAAGGTGGCTGGAGAATCCTTGTATAATTAATTACGTAAATTTTTTAACGTATTAATCACGATCATTAAATTGCATTTCTTTTTTGTAATGCAAGTGAgatggttttctttttttatgagaaataggggtggcaaaatgggttaaCGGGCCAGATTCGGGCGGGTCATAAATGGGTCGGGGTTAATCGGGGTTAAATGGgtttgggttcgggttgacccgTTTCTTAATGAGTGACTAGTAGCTAAACTCAAACCTACCCTTTTAATAAACAAGTCATAAATTaatcacccgtttaaaaatataagttatttaaaaaaaaaaaggaacggAATTTTTTCCCTAGAACCAAAACCACAGGAAACCAAATCACCCATTCGTACTTCATACACTGAGTTCACGAAAAACATGATAAGTTAACACAGGAAAATGAATAAAAACCTGGTCTAGTCAATCTTGTCCCACTATATGAACTCAGCTTGAATCTTGTTCCGAAATAGTGTTTCGTAACCGTAGAACAAAATCCGAGCTCCCGCTCCAACTAATGCTCTATTCGCATCGACTTAGACCATTTTTTTCCATGCTCGCAGCAAGCAAAACCCTATAACAGTGGAGCTGTTGTAGATTCAAAAATTTTTACCTGAAGAGGCAACATTTGGATCGATCAAATGGGTGAAAGCAAGATTCTCACGTGCATGAGTAGGATATTTGGAGCCTTCTAACTTCTATAATATACTTTGACAATGGCAAAGTTTAGATGAGATTCACCATGTCTGATACCCGAATTCAATTCATGAGTCGAATATGGAAttgaataagagagagagagagagagagagagagagagagagagagaacagtaAGGGGATAGGGTACCTAACATGCCCCCTTCCTAGTCGGCATAGTCGCCTAAGAGGCCTTGCGTGAGGGGGTGAGGATCTTGAGGTAGTGAGGCTGTGGGAGAATTAGGGGATTCAGGACTCCAGAATCTAGATAGGGACCTCGGGTTTGTATATATAATAAGTTATATAAATGGGTCACCCGGAGGGTACCCAACCCGAACATGcctaacccgtttaataaacaAGTCGGGTATTGGTTGacctgtttataaacgggttagCTAGCGCTTGTATTAAACCCAAACCCGATTTAAACGGGTGGGTCACGGGACGCTCGTCAGGTTTCAACCCGTTGTGCCACCCCTAATgagaaatatattttataaaatttggacTAATCAAATGTCGGATATATATTTCAAGAGTATGGAATTAATGATCTCATGTTAAGTAATCACCATATTAAAGTTGTTGGAaatagtgtgatcccaagaggggggtgaattgggttttaaaactttttaactaATTTAAACATTGGCCGATTCATCACAAATCAAATCTCATTTGATAGTacaacgtgtatgtaaaatgattaagttatGAGTGTGAACATACATGTGTAGCAtgtgatgccccgaacccaccaGGTGGGACCCGAGTGCTACACTGTTCAATCctccatctctgataccataattaacatacacgcaatggaatataaataaataacctcaaataaatactagagttctatataacatcccaaaaatgaacacTACGACATCCAAATATCCGTATCTACAatacctaaaaaaaaaactaccaaAAACAATCTCAGCCCAAGCCTTCAAGCCCAATCTCCAGAAGAACTTGAAATGTTGATAATCCActaggatgagacacttctcagtaagggtggaagtaaattataacaatgtgtgacagatgagttttaatatatatatatatatatatatatatatatatatatataaattgtttctcatataatatcaataacagctgagaaaacgcatcattaataacatcactaacatttgatatcatacacacatctaaTATGcgcaagtacataatttttatgcaggcgaaagtccccgaggatagggaagattattcgcccatacaagtagctttcctctactctagtaccTAAAAGATACCTACTAGAgtactcactttactcagtaagccctcgggtgaagaaTTACCTCGACACTAGTATagatatctttatttttattaaaggtgaaggtttccgaggatcgggatgattactcgcccatacaagtagcatccctttacaCT
It encodes the following:
- the LOC131166394 gene encoding ethylene-responsive transcription factor ERF109-like isoform X1: MHTFPNAHDLDRIEGHRLPHLTSEMEFTIMVYALELVISGHGVDGPTQHQTAASSSGAARSEEAVLSVPEAATCEECGLEACLGCQMFSAPARGERRKYNKNKRFRGVRQRTWGKWASEIRDPQRAAGVWLGTFTTEEAAARAYDRAAIKFHGARAKLNFPLSDYEEAEHVELESTPNENAEINNTTGAAESSSRNNTEGAEDDFWPGEKDELPEWKGWGFSHDHH